Proteins from a single region of Desulfolutivibrio sulfoxidireducens:
- a CDS encoding aminopeptidase, translating into MLTQTQMEKYADVLMWGLDTSRAAGFHKGDVILLQYDLAAVRLAEALFSRIMDRGMHPVPRLIPTWRMEHDFYAKADEGQLVFQVPGQATLNENLNGAMHLLAPESLTHLSAIDPKRIAQAAVARKPLRDILVAREEAGDFGWTLCMFPTQELASKAGLTVKQYADQIRKACFLKEADPVGKWKELYAEAGEIKKWLNSLMPVHYRVESEHVDLKVTPGDKRRWIGISGHNIPSFELFLSPDWRGVEGVYYADQPSYRSGNYVRGVRLEFRAGEVVRSEAEEGAAFVAKQLAMDKGACRVGEFSLTDRRFSKIDQFMANTLFDENFGGQWGNCHIAVGSSYSDTYDGDPGELDSERKAELGFNDSALHWDLVNTEKKRVRAVMADGSAVTVYEDGVFTN; encoded by the coding sequence GTGTTGACCCAGACCCAGATGGAAAAATACGCCGACGTGCTCATGTGGGGTCTCGACACCTCCCGGGCCGCCGGGTTTCACAAGGGCGACGTGATCCTCTTGCAATACGATCTGGCCGCCGTGCGCCTGGCCGAGGCCCTTTTTTCCCGGATCATGGACCGGGGCATGCATCCCGTGCCCCGGCTCATCCCCACCTGGCGCATGGAGCACGATTTCTACGCCAAGGCCGACGAGGGGCAGCTCGTTTTCCAGGTCCCCGGCCAAGCCACCTTGAACGAAAACCTCAACGGGGCCATGCATCTTCTGGCTCCCGAATCCCTGACCCACTTAAGCGCCATCGACCCCAAGCGCATCGCCCAGGCCGCCGTGGCCCGCAAGCCCCTGCGCGACATCCTGGTCGCCCGCGAGGAGGCCGGGGACTTCGGCTGGACCCTGTGCATGTTCCCTACCCAGGAACTGGCGTCCAAGGCCGGACTGACCGTCAAACAGTACGCCGACCAGATCCGCAAGGCCTGCTTTCTCAAGGAGGCCGATCCGGTGGGCAAGTGGAAGGAGCTCTATGCCGAGGCCGGGGAAATCAAGAAATGGCTCAATTCCCTCATGCCCGTCCATTACCGCGTGGAATCCGAACACGTGGACCTGAAGGTCACCCCGGGGGACAAACGACGCTGGATCGGTATCTCCGGACACAATATCCCGAGCTTCGAGCTGTTTCTTTCGCCCGATTGGCGGGGGGTGGAGGGCGTGTACTACGCCGACCAGCCGTCCTACCGTAGCGGCAACTACGTGCGCGGGGTGCGCCTGGAGTTTCGAGCCGGAGAGGTGGTCAGGTCCGAGGCCGAGGAAGGGGCCGCCTTCGTGGCCAAACAGCTGGCCATGGACAAGGGGGCCTGCCGCGTCGGCGAGTTTTCCCTGACCGACCGGCGGTTTTCGAAGATCGATCAATTCATGGCCAACACCCTTTTCGACGAGAATTTCGGGGGACAGTGGGGAAACTGCCACATCGCCGTGGGAAGCTCCTATTCCGATACCTACGACGGGGACCCCGGAGAACTCGACTCCGAACGCAAGGCTGAATTGGGCTTCAACGATTCGGCCCTGCACTGGGACCTGGTCAATACGGAAAAAAAGCGGGTGCGGGCGGTCATGGCCGACGGATCGGCGGTCACGGTGTATGAGGACGGCGTTTTTACGAATTGA
- a CDS encoding chemotaxis protein CheW translates to MDETQKKQDAELMQLVTFSIGEEEFGVDILKVQEIIRMMEITKVPRAPDFVEGVINLRGKVIPIIDLRKRFGLSTRDHDKHTRIIVIEINNMIVGFVVDSVSEVLRIPSNTVEPPPPVVSGLESEYISGVGKLEDRLLILLDLDRLLSGEERDVLTGI, encoded by the coding sequence ATGGACGAAACCCAGAAGAAGCAGGACGCCGAGCTGATGCAACTGGTCACCTTCAGCATCGGCGAGGAAGAGTTCGGAGTGGATATCCTGAAGGTCCAGGAGATCATCCGAATGATGGAAATCACCAAGGTGCCCCGTGCCCCGGACTTCGTGGAGGGCGTCATCAACCTGCGCGGCAAGGTCATTCCCATCATCGACCTGCGCAAGCGTTTCGGGTTGAGCACCAGGGACCACGACAAACATACCCGCATCATCGTCATCGAGATCAATAACATGATCGTGGGATTTGTGGTGGACTCGGTATCCGAGGTGCTGCGCATACCTTCCAACACGGTGGAACCACCGCCACCGGTCGTGTCCGGGCTCGAGTCGGAATACATAAGCGGCGTGGGCAAGCTCGAGGATCGGCTGCTCATCCTGCTCGATCTGGACCGGCTTTTGTCCGGCGAGGAACGCGATGTTCTGACGGGCATTTAG
- the mfd gene encoding transcription-repair coupling factor, whose translation MRRRLFIVFSKERAALEYPFEVKDFLKGRGESIGVYKSGPGTLAFLAAEILASGTSVVVVVPGAPELSRLRALFSLLLPSDADPSRTSPWRALPAYPSSVPSIQAWAARFSFLHFATATSRPRLCLFPVDNLLPKWPPRKVIEESSFELSVGEEMSRELLLEQAALWGYRRLPMVESPGEAAARGDVVDIFAPGYAWPLRFEFFGDTIEHIRCFDPATQRSQAELARVALLPVAPAVITDASRRDAMELWESMAMTGELRREAQSALIRKIEAGDGGIWPGLFYEKPTALTDHLPKDAVYILYEASRLRSRLEEVEFGWRRFLDAEAQAQGFGWPGPRLCWPGGMARKMWLAGRQILFEELVLGHGKHGPDMPEKAVERFSDLFWKPGEDKRPWSALMAGLRDWAVSRRQVVLSFHGERSRTKFLKMIDHEGIFPSTRYHPDASGLFALVSPLRQGMDLAWNRTLILAEDVLRPESEEDSGRSARLRGFQGVASQDEIAMGDLVVHRDYGLARFDGLARMTVDSAGGDYLLLHFDGEDRLYVPVDRLSLIQKFKGPEGLDPALDRLGGNRWKMGREKAQKAIEKIARDLVEMYAYRKVAKGYAYGPLNELYWEFEAGFGFEETPDQEKAIAEVLADMERPEPMDRLVCGDVGFGKTEVALRAAFRAVLDGKQVVMMCPTTVLAEQHFQNFSKRLDDFPVRVGMLSRFVPPRRQKMVTEGVRKGEIDILIGTHRLLSKDVEAPRLGLLILDEEQRFGVKHKEKLKALRKNIDVLTLTATPIPRTLQLSLSGIRGLSVIETPPPERKAVETVLVERDPDFLRSVLRRELERQGQVFWVHNRVRGLEETTAFVKRLVPEARVAMAHGQMPETALEKAMHEFWHGEIDVLVCTAIIESGLDFPRANTLVVDQAQMFGLGQLYQLRGRVGRSSLQAFAYFVVPSLDGIPELARKRLRVVQDMDYLGAGFQVAMEDLRLRGAGNILGEVQSGHISRIGLDMFLEMLDEEVRRLRGEPPSERSDPELSIAVPARIPEGYVADPKDRLRLYKALSSAHNESDLAERAAEIRDRYGALPEELENFISVLALKQVLARLQVAKADVTAAKLSLSWEGRPGVVTPESLVAFVGTRGDRAKLVPPARLEMRLCGEGLRAGLAGAAAELSLLSQTSPGSL comes from the coding sequence ATGCGACGGCGGCTTTTCATCGTGTTCTCGAAGGAGCGTGCCGCATTGGAGTATCCGTTCGAGGTCAAGGATTTCCTCAAAGGCCGGGGGGAGTCGATAGGCGTCTACAAAAGCGGCCCGGGAACCCTGGCCTTTCTGGCCGCCGAGATCCTGGCCTCGGGAACGTCCGTGGTGGTCGTGGTTCCCGGGGCGCCGGAGCTTTCCCGGCTGCGCGCCCTTTTCTCCCTGCTCTTGCCGTCCGACGCGGACCCCTCGCGGACGTCCCCCTGGCGAGCCCTGCCGGCCTATCCCTCGTCCGTCCCGTCGATCCAGGCCTGGGCCGCGCGTTTTTCCTTCCTGCATTTCGCCACGGCCACGTCCCGGCCGCGACTGTGCCTGTTTCCAGTGGACAACCTGCTTCCCAAATGGCCTCCCCGGAAGGTGATCGAGGAAAGTTCCTTCGAGCTTTCGGTCGGGGAGGAGATGTCCCGGGAGCTTCTCCTGGAACAGGCCGCCCTGTGGGGATACCGCCGTCTGCCCATGGTCGAATCCCCGGGCGAGGCGGCCGCCCGGGGCGACGTGGTGGACATCTTCGCCCCGGGCTACGCCTGGCCCCTGCGGTTCGAGTTTTTCGGGGACACCATCGAGCACATCCGCTGCTTCGATCCGGCCACCCAGCGATCCCAGGCCGAACTTGCCCGGGTGGCGCTTTTGCCCGTGGCCCCGGCCGTCATTACCGACGCCTCGCGCCGGGACGCCATGGAGCTCTGGGAGTCCATGGCCATGACCGGGGAACTGCGCCGGGAGGCCCAGTCAGCCCTGATCCGCAAGATCGAGGCCGGGGACGGGGGCATCTGGCCCGGACTTTTCTACGAGAAGCCCACGGCCCTGACCGACCATCTGCCCAAGGACGCGGTCTATATCCTGTATGAGGCCTCGCGGCTGCGCTCCCGCCTCGAAGAGGTGGAATTCGGCTGGAGGCGGTTCCTGGACGCCGAGGCCCAGGCCCAGGGCTTCGGCTGGCCCGGCCCGAGACTGTGCTGGCCCGGGGGCATGGCCCGCAAGATGTGGCTGGCCGGTCGGCAGATTCTTTTCGAGGAGTTGGTGCTCGGGCACGGCAAGCATGGCCCGGACATGCCCGAGAAGGCTGTGGAACGCTTTTCGGACCTTTTCTGGAAACCCGGGGAGGACAAGCGCCCCTGGTCCGCGCTCATGGCCGGGCTTCGGGACTGGGCCGTGTCCAGGCGACAGGTGGTGCTTTCCTTTCACGGGGAGCGCTCGCGCACGAAATTTCTGAAGATGATCGACCATGAGGGGATTTTTCCCTCCACGCGGTATCATCCCGACGCGAGCGGTCTTTTTGCCCTGGTCTCGCCCCTGCGCCAGGGCATGGATCTGGCCTGGAACCGCACCCTGATCCTGGCCGAGGACGTGCTGCGCCCCGAGTCCGAGGAGGATTCCGGCCGGTCGGCGCGCCTGCGCGGGTTTCAGGGCGTCGCCTCCCAGGACGAGATCGCCATGGGGGATCTGGTGGTGCACCGGGACTACGGGCTGGCCCGGTTCGACGGACTGGCCCGGATGACCGTGGACAGCGCGGGCGGGGACTACCTGCTGTTGCATTTCGACGGCGAGGACCGTTTGTACGTGCCCGTGGACCGGCTTTCCCTGATCCAGAAATTCAAGGGTCCCGAGGGGCTCGATCCGGCCCTGGACCGTCTGGGCGGCAATCGTTGGAAAATGGGTCGGGAAAAGGCCCAAAAGGCCATCGAGAAAATCGCCCGGGATCTGGTGGAGATGTACGCCTACCGCAAGGTGGCCAAGGGCTATGCATACGGGCCGCTCAACGAGCTGTACTGGGAATTCGAGGCCGGATTCGGCTTCGAGGAGACCCCGGACCAGGAAAAGGCCATCGCCGAGGTCCTGGCGGACATGGAACGCCCCGAGCCCATGGATCGTCTGGTGTGCGGCGACGTGGGCTTCGGCAAGACCGAGGTGGCCTTGCGCGCGGCCTTTCGGGCCGTGCTCGACGGCAAGCAGGTGGTCATGATGTGCCCGACCACGGTTTTGGCCGAGCAGCACTTTCAGAATTTCTCCAAGCGGCTGGACGACTTTCCGGTCCGGGTGGGGATGTTAAGCCGCTTCGTGCCGCCTAGGCGGCAGAAAATGGTCACCGAGGGGGTGCGCAAGGGGGAGATCGACATCCTGATCGGCACCCATCGCCTGCTCTCCAAGGACGTGGAGGCCCCGCGCCTGGGGCTTCTGATCCTGGACGAGGAGCAGCGCTTCGGGGTCAAGCACAAGGAAAAGCTCAAGGCCCTGCGAAAAAACATCGACGTGTTGACGCTTACGGCCACGCCCATCCCGCGTACCCTGCAACTGTCCCTGTCCGGCATCCGGGGCTTAAGCGTCATCGAGACCCCGCCGCCCGAGCGCAAGGCCGTGGAGACGGTTCTGGTGGAACGCGACCCGGACTTTCTGCGCTCGGTGCTGCGCCGGGAGTTGGAGCGCCAGGGCCAGGTGTTCTGGGTGCACAACCGGGTGCGGGGGCTGGAGGAGACGACGGCCTTTGTCAAAAGGCTCGTGCCCGAGGCCAGGGTGGCCATGGCCCACGGCCAGATGCCCGAAACCGCCCTGGAAAAGGCCATGCACGAGTTCTGGCACGGCGAGATCGACGTCCTGGTGTGCACGGCCATCATCGAATCGGGTCTGGATTTCCCCCGGGCCAACACCCTGGTGGTGGACCAGGCCCAGATGTTCGGACTTGGCCAACTCTACCAGCTCCGCGGCCGGGTGGGCCGGTCGTCGCTTCAGGCCTTTGCCTATTTTGTGGTCCCCTCCCTGGACGGCATCCCGGAACTGGCCCGCAAACGCCTGCGCGTCGTCCAGGACATGGACTATCTGGGCGCGGGATTCCAGGTGGCCATGGAGGATCTGCGGCTGCGCGGCGCGGGGAACATCCTGGGCGAGGTCCAGTCCGGGCACATCTCGCGCATCGGACTGGACATGTTTCTGGAGATGCTCGACGAGGAGGTCCGCAGGCTTCGCGGCGAGCCGCCGAGCGAGCGTTCGGATCCGGAGTTGTCCATCGCCGTGCCGGCCCGGATACCGGAAGGCTACGTGGCCGACCCCAAGGATCGCCTGCGGCTTTACAAAGCCCTGTCCTCGGCTCACAATGAATCGGACCTGGCGGAACGTGCCGCCGAGATACGGGACCGGTACGGCGCCTTGCCCGAGGAACTGGAGAATTTCATCTCGGTGTTGGCCCTCAAGCAGGTTTTGGCCAGACTCCAGGTGGCCAAGGCCGACGTGACCGCCGCCAAGCTCTCCCTTTCCTGGGAGGGGCGTCCCGGGGTGGTGACTCCGGAAAGCCTGGTGGCCTTTGTGGGCACCCGGGGGGACCGGGCCAAGCTGGTGCCTCCGGCCAGGCTGGAGATGCGTCTTTGCGGGGAGGGCCTTCGCGCCGGACTTGCCGGCGCGGCGGCGGAACTGTCGCTTTTGAGCCAGACAAGCCCTGGGTCACTGTGA